A genomic segment from Pararge aegeria chromosome 15, ilParAegt1.1, whole genome shotgun sequence encodes:
- the LOC120629832 gene encoding probable cysteine--tRNA ligase, mitochondrial yields the protein MGKLFPIFTRKLTHVCNLIPYKDTKWLMPNGNPTGAYVYNCVAEGKVPIILNDPTIATWYSCGPTVYDSAHIGHACCYVKLDIIQRILKSFFKIKLVTAMGVTDIDDKIIQKGLETKTDFRTIAKKYEHEFWLDMSSLNIEKPMIISRVSDHISCISQFVQSLIDSGMGYTAKDGSVYFDTSKYPAYGKLQRMQDVGEPSTKVKKNKMDFAIWKGHKPGEPSWQTDWGEGRPGWHIECSAMVSKIFGSQLDFHAGGIDLQFPHHENEEAQSCAYHNSRQWANYWIHVGHLNLKDTKMSKSLQNTISIPNIVDKYSADTFRMACLMSNYRYSMEFSDEIMLTAEDVLNKFKFFLKDVSIYANNNSNLHAVYNDNLLNELQKVEESNLECLKMDFDTASCINSLLHLVSVANKIMKLDSSEYYPVPIILIAEYILHVLTDFGMKLTESMKDQISNSLIDILVEFRHMVRFNALEKKDKELLAACDVVRDKMKSMNVQINDSKKTPYWVLVK from the coding sequence aTGGGAAAGTTATTTCCAATCTTCACCAGAAAACTCACGCACGTGTGCAATTTAATACCCTACAAAGATACGAAATGGCTAATGCCGAACGGTAATCCTACTGGAGCTTATGTCTACAATTGTGTCGCGGAAGGAAAAGTTCCGATAATATTAAACGACCCAACAATCGCTACTTGGTATTCTTGCGGCCCTACAGTATACGACTCCGCACATATAGGTCATGCGTGTTGCTACGTGAAATTAGATATTATTCAAAGGATTTTAAAGTCCTTTTTCAAAATCAAACTCGTTACAGCAATGGGTGTAACCGATATCgatgataaaataattcaaaaaggaCTGGAAACCAAAACAGATTTCAGAACGATAGCCAAAAAATATGAGCACGAATTTTGGTTAGACATGTCGAGCTTAAACATTGAAAAACCAATGATTATAAGTAGAGTATCAGATCACATAAGTTGTATTAGTCAATTTGTTCAAAGTCTTATTGATTCTGGTATGGGTTATACTGCTAAAGATGGTTCAGTCTATTTTGACACATCTAAATATCCAGCATATGGTAAACTACAGAGAATGCAAGATGTTGGTGAACCTAGCACCAAAGTAAAGAAGAATAAAATGGACTTTGCTATTTGGAAAGGCCACAAACCTGGCGAACCTAGCTGGCAAACTGATTGGGGTGAGGGAAGGCCTGGCTGGCATATAGAATGTTCTGCTATGGTCAGCAAAATATTTGGCTCGCAACTTGATTTCCATGCTGGTGGTATTGATTTACAGTTTCCTCATCACGAAAATGAGGAAGCCCAATCCTGTGCATACCACAACTCAAGGCAATGGGCCAACTACTGGATACATGTGGGACACTTAAACCTAAAAGACACAAAAATGTCCAAATCGCTACAAAACACAATATCAATACCTAATATTGTTGATAAATATAGTGCAGACACATTCAGAATGGCATGTCTAATGTCAAATTATAGGTATTCCATGGAATTTAGCGATGAAATAATGTTAACAGCAGAAGatgttttaaacaaatttaaattcttcTTAAAGGATGTTAGCATATATGCTAATAACAATAGTAATTTGCATGCAgtttataatgataatttattaaatgaattacAAAAAGTTGAAGAAAGCAACTTAGAATGTTTGAAAATGGACTTTGATACAGCTTCTTGTATCAATTCATTGCTTCATTTAGTTTCTGTAgcaaacaaaataatgaaattagaTTCCTCTGAATATTACCCTGTAcctataattttaattgcagAGTATATACTTCATGTTCTGACTGACTTTGGTATGAAATTGACAGAATCTATGAAAGATCAGATCTCAAATTCATTAATAGACATTTTAGTTGAATTCAGGCATATGGTTAGATTTAATGCTTTAGAGAAAAAAGATAAGGAACTATTGGCAGCTTGTGATGTGGTCAGAGACAAAATGAAATCTATGAATGTACAAATTAATGATAGTAAGAAAACACCATATTGGGTTTTAGTTAAGTAA
- the LOC120629883 gene encoding cytochrome c oxidase assembly factor 5 translates to MLTYSPEEVGLADSSPCAAIRADLKMCLLNSDCCKKDKKTPRDCLKDVNCPVECLQLRTTFFECKRSLLDARRRFRGNKGY, encoded by the exons ATGTTAACTTACTCTCCTGAAGAAGTGGGCTTAGCGGACTCATCGCCCTGCGCCGCAATACGCGCGGATCTTAAAATGTGTTTACTAAACAGCGATTGCTGTAAAAag GACAAAAAGACTCCTCGAGATTGTTTAAAAGATGTGAATTGTCCTGTAGAATGTTTGCAGTTAAGAACCACCTTTTTTGAATGTAAACGATCATTG CTAGATGCCAGAAGAAGATTCAGAGGGAATAAGGGCtactaa